The region ATATAACCGATTATATTCAGAAAAACTTAATTGCTAAAGAATCTGAAAATAAACTCAAATCAATAATCAACAATATCCGTGATCCATTATTTATAATAAAAAGAAAAAATGACAAGTTTTATTTTGAAAACGGAAATAACAGTTTTTTCAGAGTATTCAATCTTGAAAAATCTGGTATTATAAATACAGATATTAAAACAATTTTTACTGAAGGGATTCTTAGAAATATCCTTAAAAACAGTGAAATGATAATTAACGAGTCGTTACCTTCATTTGAGTTTAAAGAGAAATTTAATCTTATTCATTACAGTTGCAAAATTACATTAATGGATATAAGTAATGAGGATGAATCTTATGTGATGATTAGTTTTAATAACATAACTGATCAGCAGAATTATCAGACCAAAATGAAAACTGCATACGAAAAAGAAGTACAGCTTAATATGCTTAAAACCTCTTTCATTGAAAATATGTCACATGAGATCAGAACACCATTTAATGCAATTTCCGGATATGCAGATATCCTGGAGGAAAGTATAAAAGCCGGAGACTATCAGAATGTTTCTGAACTTTTAAGTCTTGTTAAAGATGTAATGTCTCGTGTTGCCCATCTGTTTGATCACATTATTGATATGTCTGAAATTGAATCGGGTGAAGTTACATTCGATTATGTCTATTTAAATTGCAATCAGGTTCTTAAATCTGTTGATAGTAAACTTAAGAATACTGCCAGACTCAAGAATATTGAACTGTTGACAGAACTTTCTGAAGAAGAGGTTATTATTAAGACAGACTGGGTTAAGCTTGAAAAAATTATATATGCCGTGGCAGAAAATGCAATAAAATATACTATGATTGGGAAAGTAGTACTTCGCTCATTTATTTTTAACAACTTTGCTTATATAACAGTTACTGATACGGGCGAAGGAATGAATCAGGAAGATATAAAGTATTTACTTGAACCATTTTCACACGAAGAAGATGCTTACTCAAAAAGATGTCAAGGTGCAGGATTAGGTTTAGCAATTGCAAGTAAACTGACTAAAATGATGGGTGGACTTTTTGAAATTGTCAGCAGAAAACAAACCGGGACAAAAATTACTCTTATTTTTCCACTTGTTAAGATAGGGTATTAGTCTGGGTCTTGCTGTGAATAATATTAGCCTTAAGTGTTTATTTAAACACACTTAATTTCAAAAAGAGATAAGTCTCATAATTTCTACTATAATCCATTCATTTAAGCGTCATATTTGCCAGTTTTTTAAGTCCATTACGAGACAAAAATAATATTGTGCTGGCATTTAACTTGCCACTTGAGTTCAGTTCTTTTCTTTGGTTTATTTAATTGTGTTTTGATTAAGTTATATCAAAAGGATGCATGCAAAAAACAGATAGTTAATAATTTATTAAATACAATTATCTATTGAGATGAATAAAGAAGAAAATATTTCTTCAAGTTTTTTTGCAAATCCTCATTTTGCATTCTATAGAATATCATCAAACGGTTATCCAGTCTTTGCAAATCAGACATTAGTAAGAATGCTTGGTTTCAGTTCCCGCGACGAATTTATTAAATCATTTAAGGAAAATCCCCAGTTCAGAGAGAATTTTTCTATTTCGAAATATCAGGAACACCTATTAAAGATTAATAATACAGATGGAGTTGAATCAAGATGGCGTAAAAAGAACGGAAGGATTGTTGTTGTAACCGAGTATATACAAAAATATTTTGATCCAACTGATGGCAGTATTTTTTATGATTGTATAGCAGAAGATATTACCGAGAAAAAAATAATTGATGAATTGATGAGCGATGTTATTGGGAGAGATTATGCAATTATCAAAGCCTTGCCGGATATTTTATTTATTTTATCTAATGACGGAAATTTTACTGATTATAAAACAGGTAACAATTCAGGTTTCCCGATATCACCAGATTACTTTGTCGGTAAAAGTTTATGGGATGTCTTCCCTCAGCAGATTTCAGATGACCTTTATAGAACAATAAAGGAAACACGCTTAAATGGACAATTAAGTACTTATGATTTTCAGATGCCCGGACAGTTTGGCTCAAAACATTATGAAGCAAGAGTAGTTAAGAGTCATCAGAATGAAGTTTTATTATTGCTGAGGGATGTTACTAATCAGAAACAAAATGAATTACAGATACTCAAGATTGCAGAAGATCTTAGACAGATAAATGATACTAAAGATAAATTTGTTTCCATTATTGCCCATGATGTTAAAACCCCAATCGTTGCACTTATCGGTTATGCTGAAATTCTTGCAGAAGACATTGAAGAATTACAGAAATCTGAGATAAAAGAATTTGCTTCAAGTATTGTAGAGATTTCTAAACAGACAATTGGATTATTAACTAATCTTCTTGAATGGAGCAGACTCCAAACAGGCAGAATAGAATTTCATCCAGTACAGATGAATGCATTTAATACTGTGGAAAATTCAATATCATTACTTGCATCCAATGCTGAACAGAAAAATATTAAGATAATTAACGAGCTTGATAAAGACACTTATATTTATGCTGATGAAAATATGATGCAATCAGTTTTTAATAACCTCTTAACCAACGCAATTAAGTTTACGAATAGAAATGGTGAGATAAATGTAACATCTGATAAGTGTGAGGATATGATTTGCTTTTCTGTTAAAGATAACGGTGTTGGTATGGATGCTAAACAGAAAACTTTACTGTTTGAAATGAATAAGAGTTTTACTACTCCTGGTACGACAAACGAAAAAGGCTCCGGACTTGGTATGATATTATGCAAAGATTTTATCGAAAAACATGGTGGTAAAATATGGGTTGAAAGTTCTGTTGGAAATGGATCTGAGTTCTTCTTTACTGTACCTGCCTCAGTCAACTATTATTCAGTAAAAGAATCCATTTTGTAAAAATAATTACATTCGGAAGATTTTTCCTGAGAATCGCCTGAAGTTATTGGCAGAAAGAGAAAAACAGCTAAATTTTCTATCAAAAAGATGGATGATTTAGTTTTTATACACTTTCAATTCATACCTTAAAACACACAATTTAATTAACTTCTGGCATAAAAGTGGCTAAAATGAAGAAATTAAATAGGTTGAAACCCAGTATAATAATTCAATTTTAGAGTTTTAATTTTTTAAGTAATTGCGATTTTGAAAACTACCGAACCTCAAATAATAAATTCTTTTAATAGTATCAGTTACAATAAACTTCTGCAAAATGCGATCTCCGTAGCTTTTTACAGGTGTGAAATAATTAATAATCAATTGATTAGAAAGTTTGATGAGAAAATTGTTGAGCTAACTGGTTACACAGAAGATTATTTTAATAATGAATATGATTTGTGGAATAATAATGTACACGAAGAAGACTATGACTTGGTAAAATGTGAACAAGAAGAGATTTGGACAAAAGATAATATTGAACTTATTTATCGCTGGAAATGTGCCGATGGGCAATACAAATGGTTCTTGGATAAATCAGAGCTTATTAAAGATGTTGATGGAAATCCAAAAGAAATTTTTGGGTTAATAGTGGATATTAATGAAAGAAATCGTGTAAAAAAGGAATTTGAAACTAACCGGTTATTTACTCAGAAAATTCTTAAAACAATCCCAGGTATCTTATTTATCATTGATTTAAATAAAGACAGAATAATCTATTCTAACTTTCCTGAGTTTAAATTCCTTGGATATAACGAAGAAGAAATATTACAACAGGGCGAAAAAATATTTTCAGAGATTATTTGCCAGGATGATAAACCGAAGTTAATTAATCTTCTGTCTGAGCTTAATGCTCTGCCAGACGGCACTGTCAAAGAAACAGAAATAAGAATCAGAGATAAGGCTGGCAAGTATTTTTGGTTTCTCGTTAAAATAACAATCTTTAAACGTGATGAAACAAATAAAGCAGCACAATTAATAGGGCTGCTCGAAAACAAACATAAGGATAAGATCGTTAAAGATAAACTTGAAGAAAGTGAACAGAGCTATAAAAATCTTTTCAACACAATCAGTGATGCAATATTTATTCAGGATTATGATTGGACCTTTATTGATGTAAACGACGGGGCAGTTTCATTTTTTGGATATACCCGTGAAGAACTGATAGAGAAGAACCCTGAATTTATCAGCAGCGGGGATGAGAACGACATTGATGAGATAAAAAGAAAGTTTGAATTTGCTAAAAGTAATGTTTCACAAAAAATTGAATTTGTCGGTAAGAAAAAAGACAAAACAAAAATCTTCACTGAAGTTCAGATTTTTAAAGGGATTTATTTTGGCAAAAATGTGATAATCGCACAAATGCGTGATATAACGAACAGAAAAAAATCTGAACTAAAAATGCAAGCTGCGCTTTCTGATAAGAATGTTTTATTGAAAGAGGTACACCACAGAGTAAAAAATAATTTACAAGCAATGATCTATCTTATTGAAATGCAGATAGATAAACTTGAAGATAAAAATGTTGAAATGTTTCTGCGGGAATTGCAGGAACAAGCCCGAACTATGTCGTTAGTCTATGAACAATTATATCAATCTGACCACCCAGCAAAGATTGATATGGAGAATTACCTTAAAAGCTTAACCTCTCATGTCTTTCAGGCATTTGCCTCCGGCAGAGAAATTATTTGTAATGTGGAAGCAGAAAATGTTATTCTTAATGTAGAAGCCGCAATGCCCTGCGGACTTATTGTTAACGAACTTCTTACGAACTCATTAAAATATGCTTTTAATGATTTAACAGATGGAGCAGCTAAACTCAATGTTAAACTAAGCAAAAATAATAACCTGATTGAAATAATAGTGATGGATAACGGTAAAGGAATACCCCAAAATTTTAATTGGGAAAATACGGAATCACTCGGGCTTAAGCTTGTTAACTATTGGGTCAAATATCAATTAGCCGGCTCAATAGAGCTTGATACAACTTCCGGAACAAAGTTCAATATAAAATTCGAAAATGTCTGAGATTAATAATTATAAAAAAATATTAATTGTTGAAGATGACGCAATTGTAGCTTCGCAGCTTCAGAGAATAGTAGATTCATTGGGATATACAGCATTAAATCCGGTAGCTACAGGCACTGAAGCTGTTAACCTTGCTCTGAAGGAAATTCCTGACCTTATCTTGATGGATGTTAAATTAAAAGGTGAATTAACAGGAATTGAAGCAGCAGATCTTATTCATACAGAATCGGAAATTCCCGTGATTTATTTAACTGCGTATGCTGACCAGGAAACTATCCAGAGAAGCAAAGACAGAGGAACTTATGGATTTCTGACCAAACCTGTGCGTGATAAAGAACTTGGGGCAATGATTGAAACAGCCATTTATAAATCTTCTACAGACAGATCATTAAAACATTTCAATCAACTGCTTAAGGCTATTAGAAGTATTGATAAACTGATTGCAAGAGAAAGCATTCCTGAAAAATTACTTTATGAAGCGTGTTCAATTCTTGTTAATTCAAAAGATTATTTAGCAAGCTGGATCAGTTATGAGCAGGAACCTGCTTCAAATCCCATGGTGTTCTCAGAAAAATTTAAAAAATCTTTCAAAGGCGGAGTTACAAATCATTTTATTAAAAAAAGGATTCAAAGTGTTATAGAAAAACCTTTATCAAAAAATGAATTTACCTTATTTAAGGATGATGAAGCTCTTAATCTTGTTGATAAATTATTTACTGATCACAACATAAAACAGCCGGTTGTTCTTTTATGCCCTATGATGGTTAAAGAAAAGTTTTTTGGATTTATTGTCATTATTTCCAAGGAGCCCTATGGTTTTGATACAGAAGAAATTGAGCTGCTTCAAACATTAGGTGAAGATATTGCATTTGCATTAAACAGTATTGAAATAGAAAAAGAAAGAATTTTAGCAGAGCAGGCGCTTAGTGAAAGAGAATCTTATTACCGGTCTCTATTACATAGTATGCACGAAGATATTTTAGTGATTGACAGGGATTACAATATTATTGACGCAAATAATTCTACTCTTAAAACAACTGGTTTTGCTACTTCTGAAATAATTGGCAAAAAATGTTATAAGATATCTCACGATCTGGATATGCCCTGCTGCGAAGCCGGAATTAAGTGTGAGCTGCAGAATGTTTTTGATAATGGTCTTCCAAAACTTGTAAGACATATTCATAAAAAAATCGATGGTCAGCCAGTTTATGTTGACGTATTGTTTTCGCCGTTAAAAGATGAAACAGGAAAAGTTACCAAAGTAATTAAGTCAATCCATGATGTAACTGATCTATTAGCTACTCAGGAAGCCCTTCGGGAAAGTGAAGAAAGAATCAAACAAATTGCTGATAATGTTGATATTGTATTTTTTACCCTTAACAGCGATGAAAGTGGAGAGAAAATAACTTACTTAAGTCCGGCTTTTAATCGCCTTTGGGGTATGGATAAAATGAAAGCTCTCGAAGATTCAAAAAACTGGCTGGATACAATTTATCTTAAAGACAGAAAAAGATTATTAGAACTGATAAGTAAAATTCGTCTTTCAGATAATCTGATTGGAAATATTGAATACAGAATAGTTAGACCTGACGGAAGCACTCGATGGATCAACTCAAGATTAAAAGCAATTTCAAAGAATAGTAAATCTTCAGTTAATATTATTGGAATTGCTGAGGATATAACTGACAGAATCTTGACAGAGAATAAATTAAAGAAATCAGAACAAGCCTATAAAAATCTTTTTGATAATGCTCATGATCCGATTATTATCTTTGAACCAGAAAGAGGAATAATACTAAACACTAACACAAGAGCCTGCGAAGTTTATGGATTAGAAAAAATTGAATTAATAGGAACATCATTTTATGCTCTTTGCAGCGATAAGCAGGAATTATACAAAAAAGTTGCTGATGCTGCGGATTTAGTTGATGTATCAACATTTGAAATTGAGTCATTAAGTAACAATGGAAAAAAAATACATCTCGAGGTAAATATATCACCGACAGATTATCTTGGACAAAAAGCAATTATTGCAGTTAACCGGGATATTTCATTCAGAAAGAATGCTGAAAAAGAATTAAGGTTCTTATCTGAAATTGTTAAACAAAGTCCTGCCTCAGTTTTATTGACTAATACTGATCTGGTTGTTGAATATGTAAATCCAAAATTTGTTGATCTTACAGGCTTTACAGAAACTGAAGTTATCGGGCAGAAAGTTAATTCTGTTAAACCACTTGCAGGTCAGAATTCAGAACAAATATGGTCTATTGTTAAAGAAGGCAATATCTGGATGGGTGAAGTGATGAATGTTAATAAAGATTTGCAATCATACTGGACTTCACTTATTATTTCTCCGATTATAAATGAAAAAGGAAAAACAATTCATTTTCTTTTAATTGAGCAGGATGTAACACAGCAAAAAGAATTAGAATTAGAATTAAAAAATGCTTTGAACAAAGCAAAGGAAATAAACAACTTCAAAACTCACTTGTTAGGCAATCTTAATCATGAAATAAGAACTCCAATGAACTCAATTATCGGTTTCTCTCAGATTATCGCAGAAGAAGCCAAAGATGAAGATGTAATTGAGATGTCCAACAAGATAATTAAATCGAGTTACAGATTATTAAATACTCTCAATTCTATTATTGAACTATCTGACCTTGAGTCGGAGAGATTAAAAATAAATAGAACTGATATTAATGTTTCTCATTTTGTAAGATATTTGGATTACAGTTACAAGAGCATTTCTGCTGAAAAAAATCTTTTCTTTGAAGTTGATATAAAAGATGAAGATATAATAATACAATCTGATGAAAAACTTTTAGAGCAGATATTCCGTAATCTGATTGATAATGCAGTTAAATATACAGAGAAGGGCGGCATAACAATTACTGTAAACCAAATTGAAGATGAAAAGAAGAATCTTAATTGTTTTATATCTGTTAGAGATACAGGAATTGGAATATCTGAGAAAAATAAAAATGTGATCTTTGATGCTTTCAGACAACTAAGTGAAGGTGCAACTAGAAAATATGAAGGTACAGGACTTGGACTTACAATAGCTAATAAAATGGTTTCTCTTCTTGATGGAAAATTAAATGTTGAAAGCAAAGAAAATGTCGGTTCTGAATTTTCTGTAATACTACCTTTTAATACAAATAGCAAAAAAAGCAGCAGCGTAATTAAAAATCCATTTGAAGTTGATTTTCAGATTGATAGCAGTTCGGCAAAAGTACCGCACTTACTGATTGTGGAAGATTATTTAATGAATGTTGATATCATGAAATATTTCTTAAATGATATTGCAACAATGGATACCACTACTAATTACGAAGAAACAATAGCCGCAATAAAAGATTCAGAGTACGATATTATACTTATGGACATAAACTTAAAAGATAGCATCGGTGGAGTTGAATTAATGAAAGAGATTAGAAAAATTAACCGTTATAAAAATGCCCCTATCATTGCAATTACCGGTTATACATCATCGATGGATCAAGAAATTTTTATGCAGGAAGGATTTACTGACTTTTTGGCAAAACCGTTTAATCAGAAACAGCTTAAGGAAATAATACTGAAAAATCTATCATAAAAACCAACAAATAACTTCATTAAGTATTTACCGATTTTTTCGATAATTAATTCATAAACCAATATGAATTGGCTAATGTATTATTAAAATAAGTCCATTTTTTAAGAACATTATTTTGTAATTAACCGCTTATATATTTCAAATAAAAGATGGTAATTCAGAAAAGATAAATAAAAAAAGAAATCTGTACACGATGCCCAAAAAAATTCAGATACGATTAATAATTCTGATTCTAGTTATATCATTTTTTTATGCTATATCAGTAATTTATTTAAAGACAAAAGAAACATCATTTCTCAATGAAATTTCTGTTGAAAAAAAATCAACTCTCAATTCAATTATAATTGACTATTTAACTCAGCCAAAATATAAAATTGAATTTATTCCGGAAAGAAAACTAACCGCAAACAATCTGATTGGATACATAAACAGTGGAAAATTCATAGTAAAGGATTCAATAATACAGATTCAATCAATACTTGATAATATTGCCAAATCAACAAATTCGACACTAAAGTTCATTACAAAAGATGAACTTAAAATAATAAAGGAAAAAACCGGGCCACAGTATATCAGAGCAATTTTTGAAATTGAAAATGACAAAGGATCATTAAAACATATTTTAGTTGTAGAAAAGGAATCAGAAGTTTTAACAAATAAATCTCTAGGACTAAGCAGTGAGTATATAGAACTTGGGTTGATTTTTTTGGGATTAATAATAGTTATAACTCACGTGATTTTTTTTCAGTTTATTAAACCATTATCCATAATCATAAAAAGTATCAGAACTAACAAGTTACAGCCACTTCAAAAATTTGAAAACAGTAAAAACGAATTTGGTGTTTTAACAAATCTTATAAAGGACTTTTTTGAACAGAGAAAATTACTTGAAGAGGAAGTTAAAGTAAGAAAAATAACACAGGAAGAACTTGAAACACTTAATGATGAGCTTGAGAAAAGAGTTGTTGACAGGACAGAAGAACTTGCCGTAACAAATCTGGAGCTTCAGAAAGAAAGAGACCAGACAAAAAAATATCTTGATATTGCAGGTACAGTTATCGCGCTATTAGACCGTGATGGCTACATACAATTGATTAACAAAAAGGGCGATGAAGTATTAGGCTATAAACCAGGTGAATTGGTCGGGAAGAACTGGTATGATACCTGTTTGCCTGTTTATGAAAAAGAAAAGCAGATAAAGTTGTTTTCAGATGTAATCAATAATAAACAGGAACCATTTAACCAGCTGATTATTGATGTGGAAACCAAAGGGAAAGAAATACGAACTCTTATTTTTCATATAACATTTCTGATGAATAAAGATAAGAACTATAAGGGTGTTTTGTTTTCTGCTGAAGATATAACAGAGCTAAAGCAAAAAGAAAAAGAATTAATTGAGGCTAAAGAAAAAGCAGATGAATCAAATAAACTAAAATCAACTTTTCTTGCAAATATGAGCCACGAACTAAGAACACCAATGATCGGTATCCTTGGATATTCAGATTTATTGGTTAATGAATTGGAAGATGATAAGTATAAAAAAATGGCAAGTGCAATTTATGAGAGCGGGCAAAGGTTAATTGAAACTTTGAATATGATACTGGATTTATCGCGTTTAGAAGCAAATAAACACAACATAGATTATCAAATAGTAAATGTAAACTCTTTAATTAAAAATATTACATTCCATTTTGAAGCTGCTGCTAAAAAGAAAAATCTTTTCCTGAAAACTTCTTTTCCTTCAATTGAAATTATGAGCAGAACTGATCCGAGAATGCTGAGAGATGTTTTTAATAATCTGATTAATAATGCGTTGAAGTTTACAAATAAAGGCGGAGTATTCGTAAGCCTGGAATTGTTTCACAGGGATTTTATAGTATCTATTAAAGATACAGGTATTGGAATTACTGAAGAAAATCTTGGGCTTGTATTCGAAGAATTTCGTCAGGTATCAGAAGGATTAGGCAGAGGTTTTCAGGGGACAGGGCTGGGTTTAACAATTTGTAAAAAGTATGTTGAACTTCTTGGTGGTCAAATATCAATCAAAAGCACACCGGGTAAAGGGTCAGAATTTACTTGTCAGTTGCCTCTCTTTTCTTATAGTACAGATGAAGAGGCAGTAAGAAATGAAGCAAATCAAATGTATGCTGATACTGCAGAAAAAAAATCTTCAGAATCAAGAATAGATAAAAAGATACTTATCGTAGAAGATGATTTGACATCAAGAGAAGTAATAAATCTTTTTTTGAAAAATCTTTATAAAGTTATATTTGCTGAAGACGGTGTAAAGGCAATTGAAATTGCAGAGAAAGAAAAATTTGATTTAATTTTAATGGATATAAATTTGGGTACAGGTATTACGGGCATTGAGGTTATGGAAAGAATAAGAAAAATTGCAGGATATGAAAAAACTCCGATGATTGCTGCAACTGCATTTGCAATGTTAGGTGATAGAGAAAAATTTTTATCAATTGGATTTAATCATTATATCTCCAAACCATATATTAAAGCTCAGCTTACAAAACTGTTGAGTGAAGCGCTAAAGAAGTAATTACTAAAATAATTCCCCATTAGTTTCAACTCTTAAGGCAAAGTAATATTGTCGATATATACCTGGCTTTACTTTTTACCTAACCTTATAATTACAGAAGTAAATTAATGCCGACAAATTTTGAAAGAACAACAAAATATTTTTGAATAAATGGATTTTATCTGGTTTAATTTTTGAAACTGATATAATGTATTTGAAAAGGTAAACCATGAAAATTTTCAGCTTTTTATCAGCACTAATTATTGTAATTGTTTCATCAAATGTTTTTTCACAGCCGGTCAGTTTTTCCATATCTGTTGAAGAATCACTAAGAACAATCAGTCCTTATATTTACGGCACTAATCAATTATTAACTGAAGAAGAACATTGGGGTGCATTAAGACAGGGAGG is a window of Ignavibacterium sp. DNA encoding:
- a CDS encoding PAS domain-containing sensor histidine kinase produces the protein MLDYKEVTALDNTAIQQDIIPINVLAESKPIIVINRTNAIVFSNQAAQISFGLNNISNISQLQADINFAKILSDFFASSYANININVNIQNLSESASGQYNAEIERIEIDNTQYLLIVFHHTEKEIILEDRINSIHAAIEFASIPLMTIDSKGKISFLSHSMEEILGFGIEELYEKFFCTPLESFLSKADLLTAERAFFLKQNWVKIISLKDKGKLRFKELRLTPFLTPNADSNAFMLIAHDITDYIQKNLIAKESENKLKSIINNIRDPLFIIKRKNDKFYFENGNNSFFRVFNLEKSGIINTDIKTIFTEGILRNILKNSEMIINESLPSFEFKEKFNLIHYSCKITLMDISNEDESYVMISFNNITDQQNYQTKMKTAYEKEVQLNMLKTSFIENMSHEIRTPFNAISGYADILEESIKAGDYQNVSELLSLVKDVMSRVAHLFDHIIDMSEIESGEVTFDYVYLNCNQVLKSVDSKLKNTARLKNIELLTELSEEEVIIKTDWVKLEKIIYAVAENAIKYTMIGKVVLRSFIFNNFAYITVTDTGEGMNQEDIKYLLEPFSHEEDAYSKRCQGAGLGLAIASKLTKMMGGLFEIVSRKQTGTKITLIFPLVKIGY
- a CDS encoding PAS domain-containing sensor histidine kinase, with product MNKEENISSSFFANPHFAFYRISSNGYPVFANQTLVRMLGFSSRDEFIKSFKENPQFRENFSISKYQEHLLKINNTDGVESRWRKKNGRIVVVTEYIQKYFDPTDGSIFYDCIAEDITEKKIIDELMSDVIGRDYAIIKALPDILFILSNDGNFTDYKTGNNSGFPISPDYFVGKSLWDVFPQQISDDLYRTIKETRLNGQLSTYDFQMPGQFGSKHYEARVVKSHQNEVLLLLRDVTNQKQNELQILKIAEDLRQINDTKDKFVSIIAHDVKTPIVALIGYAEILAEDIEELQKSEIKEFASSIVEISKQTIGLLTNLLEWSRLQTGRIEFHPVQMNAFNTVENSISLLASNAEQKNIKIINELDKDTYIYADENMMQSVFNNLLTNAIKFTNRNGEINVTSDKCEDMICFSVKDNGVGMDAKQKTLLFEMNKSFTTPGTTNEKGSGLGMILCKDFIEKHGGKIWVESSVGNGSEFFFTVPASVNYYSVKESIL
- a CDS encoding PAS domain S-box protein is translated as MKTTEPQIINSFNSISYNKLLQNAISVAFYRCEIINNQLIRKFDEKIVELTGYTEDYFNNEYDLWNNNVHEEDYDLVKCEQEEIWTKDNIELIYRWKCADGQYKWFLDKSELIKDVDGNPKEIFGLIVDINERNRVKKEFETNRLFTQKILKTIPGILFIIDLNKDRIIYSNFPEFKFLGYNEEEILQQGEKIFSEIICQDDKPKLINLLSELNALPDGTVKETEIRIRDKAGKYFWFLVKITIFKRDETNKAAQLIGLLENKHKDKIVKDKLEESEQSYKNLFNTISDAIFIQDYDWTFIDVNDGAVSFFGYTREELIEKNPEFISSGDENDIDEIKRKFEFAKSNVSQKIEFVGKKKDKTKIFTEVQIFKGIYFGKNVIIAQMRDITNRKKSELKMQAALSDKNVLLKEVHHRVKNNLQAMIYLIEMQIDKLEDKNVEMFLRELQEQARTMSLVYEQLYQSDHPAKIDMENYLKSLTSHVFQAFASGREIICNVEAENVILNVEAAMPCGLIVNELLTNSLKYAFNDLTDGAAKLNVKLSKNNNLIEIIVMDNGKGIPQNFNWENTESLGLKLVNYWVKYQLAGSIELDTTSGTKFNIKFENV
- a CDS encoding PAS domain S-box protein → MSEINNYKKILIVEDDAIVASQLQRIVDSLGYTALNPVATGTEAVNLALKEIPDLILMDVKLKGELTGIEAADLIHTESEIPVIYLTAYADQETIQRSKDRGTYGFLTKPVRDKELGAMIETAIYKSSTDRSLKHFNQLLKAIRSIDKLIARESIPEKLLYEACSILVNSKDYLASWISYEQEPASNPMVFSEKFKKSFKGGVTNHFIKKRIQSVIEKPLSKNEFTLFKDDEALNLVDKLFTDHNIKQPVVLLCPMMVKEKFFGFIVIISKEPYGFDTEEIELLQTLGEDIAFALNSIEIEKERILAEQALSERESYYRSLLHSMHEDILVIDRDYNIIDANNSTLKTTGFATSEIIGKKCYKISHDLDMPCCEAGIKCELQNVFDNGLPKLVRHIHKKIDGQPVYVDVLFSPLKDETGKVTKVIKSIHDVTDLLATQEALRESEERIKQIADNVDIVFFTLNSDESGEKITYLSPAFNRLWGMDKMKALEDSKNWLDTIYLKDRKRLLELISKIRLSDNLIGNIEYRIVRPDGSTRWINSRLKAISKNSKSSVNIIGIAEDITDRILTENKLKKSEQAYKNLFDNAHDPIIIFEPERGIILNTNTRACEVYGLEKIELIGTSFYALCSDKQELYKKVADAADLVDVSTFEIESLSNNGKKIHLEVNISPTDYLGQKAIIAVNRDISFRKNAEKELRFLSEIVKQSPASVLLTNTDLVVEYVNPKFVDLTGFTETEVIGQKVNSVKPLAGQNSEQIWSIVKEGNIWMGEVMNVNKDLQSYWTSLIISPIINEKGKTIHFLLIEQDVTQQKELELELKNALNKAKEINNFKTHLLGNLNHEIRTPMNSIIGFSQIIAEEAKDEDVIEMSNKIIKSSYRLLNTLNSIIELSDLESERLKINRTDINVSHFVRYLDYSYKSISAEKNLFFEVDIKDEDIIIQSDEKLLEQIFRNLIDNAVKYTEKGGITITVNQIEDEKKNLNCFISVRDTGIGISEKNKNVIFDAFRQLSEGATRKYEGTGLGLTIANKMVSLLDGKLNVESKENVGSEFSVILPFNTNSKKSSSVIKNPFEVDFQIDSSSAKVPHLLIVEDYLMNVDIMKYFLNDIATMDTTTNYEETIAAIKDSEYDIILMDINLKDSIGGVELMKEIRKINRYKNAPIIAITGYTSSMDQEIFMQEGFTDFLAKPFNQKQLKEIILKNLS
- a CDS encoding ATP-binding protein translates to MPKKIQIRLIILILVISFFYAISVIYLKTKETSFLNEISVEKKSTLNSIIIDYLTQPKYKIEFIPERKLTANNLIGYINSGKFIVKDSIIQIQSILDNIAKSTNSTLKFITKDELKIIKEKTGPQYIRAIFEIENDKGSLKHILVVEKESEVLTNKSLGLSSEYIELGLIFLGLIIVITHVIFFQFIKPLSIIIKSIRTNKLQPLQKFENSKNEFGVLTNLIKDFFEQRKLLEEEVKVRKITQEELETLNDELEKRVVDRTEELAVTNLELQKERDQTKKYLDIAGTVIALLDRDGYIQLINKKGDEVLGYKPGELVGKNWYDTCLPVYEKEKQIKLFSDVINNKQEPFNQLIIDVETKGKEIRTLIFHITFLMNKDKNYKGVLFSAEDITELKQKEKELIEAKEKADESNKLKSTFLANMSHELRTPMIGILGYSDLLVNELEDDKYKKMASAIYESGQRLIETLNMILDLSRLEANKHNIDYQIVNVNSLIKNITFHFEAAAKKKNLFLKTSFPSIEIMSRTDPRMLRDVFNNLINNALKFTNKGGVFVSLELFHRDFIVSIKDTGIGITEENLGLVFEEFRQVSEGLGRGFQGTGLGLTICKKYVELLGGQISIKSTPGKGSEFTCQLPLFSYSTDEEAVRNEANQMYADTAEKKSSESRIDKKILIVEDDLTSREVINLFLKNLYKVIFAEDGVKAIEIAEKEKFDLILMDINLGTGITGIEVMERIRKIAGYEKTPMIAATAFAMLGDREKFLSIGFNHYISKPYIKAQLTKLLSEALKK